From the Sylvia atricapilla isolate bSylAtr1 chromosome 12, bSylAtr1.pri, whole genome shotgun sequence genome, the window ggaggctTGGATGGTGTTGGATCGAATGGCTGGAGGCAAGCTCGTGGCCAGGAGCCATCTCTGAAGTCACCACTCGGTTCCCCACGAGCAGGATGTGGTGGGCAGGGACTTGTAACAGCCAGGGACTCGTGGTCTCACCAAAAtcaccctgccagccctggtgaGCATTCCAGGGAGCTTCcctggcccagggcagcaccaggctggagcagggcagccccCACTGCTCCTGTCTCCCTGCCCACGcacccagggcactgccctgtgctgtgctggtcaCCTCCTGCGTTTCCTTATGCACACTGAATTGATGCACCTCAACTGGTTGTTCTTAAGCCCCTTGGCTGTAATGAGATTTTGTCTCTTTTGCccatctcttctctcttcttttgtttcaggATAAGTCGTCTGTTTAATGGCACAGAGCCTATTGTCTTGGACAGTTTAAAACAACATTATTTCATTGATCGAGATGGGGAAATTTTCAGATATATATTAAGCTTCCTAAGGACATCTAAGCTACTGCTCCCAGATGACTTTAAGGTAAGAAAAGCTATAGTCTGcaatctgttttttcttccctttctgtcaTTTGTTTTGGTGCGGGTTGGTTTGTGTGCTTGACCTAAACACACTTAACTAAATGTTGCTGTTTATTTGTTAGGACTTTTAGTACTTGTGTATTACACCAGGGAtgttattatttaataaatggACCGATGGTTGTCATGGATACCATGAAAAGTTAAACTATGAAGCTTATGGCGAAATCAGTTTTTCTAAACTAATTgtattttctcacatttttagCTTATTTATCAGGGTATAACAACAATTAAGAAGCAACATCAGCAACTCGCACTTAGCAGAGTTTAATGCTCAGAatctgaaagaaatgttttaaatttgaTACATGGAGGACTTGACCTGTGTACATCTTTTTCTTGTTGgtataaaaaagaaagccttcAACAAGCCCATAAGGATTTGTATTTAACATAACCAATGCAGATACTTTGATTTCAGGAAGTAATCTGCTCAACAGTTAATGTCAAAATATTCTTGGGAGGTGGAATTGACTGAGGGCTTTTTAAGGAGCAGGACATTTTCTGTATGAAGTCATGGTGCTGGTTGTTTCTTTGCAGACCCTGATTGTTTAAAGGCTCTCCTTTTAGccttgtttgtttggctttgcaCTTAGGAAACTTCAGCATTGTCACCCTTATGTATGAAAATTAGAAGACAAAAGTGTCCAGGCTGTAGATGACAAAATTCAACAAAAGCCCTTATTCCAGGATGAAATGATGTATAAATTGGGATGGCAGATGGAGATCTGCTCAGTGAGCATTGTCAGGAAGGAAAGCTCCTGCTTTCTCTGAAATGCCATTTCACTTTGTTGTACTGGCCTTGGTCAGTTGTGACTGAgtccagagctgtgctggtggctcttgctttggagcagagctggtgctcGTGCTGCAAACTCAGCCATCCTCACCTGAGCCAGGATAACCACTCCTGACCCAgctgggaggggctgcagctcacaTCTTCTCCCCAGACAGGGGCAGGTTTGGGCAGTCCTGGGCAGTttgagctccagccctgtgtcctgggcactggtgggTGGCAGATGGGCTGGGGAGGCTGCCCCATGGGGTggggagagacagagaaatgaGGCTGGGGGGAGAAAACCTGTGTGTAGAAGTGAAGCTGAAGGCCAGACTGGTCTTGGGGGCTGTAAGATGGACCAAGGAAAGGGGGTGGAGGGAGAAGTGGGAGAGGGGCAGTAGAGATGCCTCGGGGCAGTGTTTTGGACAATCCAGGTGTGAGAAGGGAGGGTAGGAGAGGACAGAGGGGTGGTTTAAGCTGGTCATGGCCTCGACCAGCATCCAGATTTCAGAGGTGCTCAGAACAGAGCCAGCAGGACGTGGCTGGGGCCTGCAGGGAGATGTGTGCCCAATCTGTCtgtgcaggcagccctggcagagggcaggaggggctccggggagctggtgctgtcccagctcaggctgctgctccagccctttgcACAGGGTTAACTGGATTTTATTTAGTTCCTCCCTGGGAGAGCTTTAGAGCAAACCCCAGGCTAATGAGGGCTcaagaacaaagcaaagcatTGCTAGGTGGGGAGTAACTAAATCAAAATGCATAGAAGAATGCGCTGTAAAGCTGTATTAAAAGTGCACTGTAAACGGATTTAACTTCACAGAAATCGTGTAATTTTGCCAGCATGATTAAAGTGACAGAAGACAATAATCAAAGGCAGCAAATGGAATCACTCAGTGTTTCTAAATGCAAAACTCTATTTAAGGTAAAAAACCTGACAGCTTTTCCAGTGAGACTTGCATTAAATGTTCTTTATGTCAAACAAAGCATTATCAAgtgttttgaatatttattaGTTTTTACCCCTTAATTTAATCAAGCAGTTTATTAGCCTCAAGGTTTAGCCAAGTTGCTTTTCAACCTGAATTGCTGCTCAGATGGTTATTTTGGAAAGTTTGGAATGTTAGTACCACACCAGCATTATTGTGTTTGCtatttcagtgttgttttcaGACTAAGTTaacactgaaatgcagagaaagtGGTGTGTGTGTTCCGAGGCTAGTGATTCTTTATTATCAAGTCTGAGTGGTGTGTTTACAGTGAATATTAATTACACTTGCAACTACTACTAAGCCAGGACTTGAAAGTGTCTCCCAGGTCctcctgctgaaagcagcacTCCTATGGTTCCTGTAATTTCCCtgggtttgggggatttggAGCCCCATGAAGCGTGCTGAGGAGTGGGTGTGTGtctggctgggctctgctctgcaggcagcccGCAGCAGGCTGTGATggtgcctgggctggggctgtggcagctccctgtgcctgccctggctCAGTGTGTGTGCGTGGACAGGACACTGTGAGCAGGGCCAGCTCTgccacactgctgcctcagggctggctgcacaggagctgctcctccatcccctgGTGCCCACACTCCTGCCTTCACCCCCTGCCCTCAGaggggctgtcccagggcaccACGAGCAGCAGGTGTCCCTTCACTGTCAGTGTCTGACTGCACACGGAGCCAGGGGCTCCTGTGCCTCCTTGTTGGAGACTCACTCCCTGCTCAGAGAGCATCcgacacagacacacaaaggCAGTTGTGTATTGTCACTCCCTCTCAGAGGGGAGGAGCAcaaaggcacagcacagctgagttCTGTGTGGGTTACAGAGATCACCTGTGACACCAGAATGGCAAGGCCACCACGCTGATTTATTAATGCAGTTACAAGGTTTGTGTGCTTGCATCTGAAGTCTTCTCCAGCCGACCTCAGGAAACGGTGCAGTTGTCATGGTACAAGTGAGCAACTTTCTTCCATAGCCAGGAGTCAGATCTTCACAgcactaaaaatacaaaagaaacgTTGAGTTAAGATGACAGTTTGTTGTTTCATGTGATAAAGAATAACAAGTGAAAAATGGAGAGGAAGGGCCATTTCAGCCTGTTCAGGAGTCAGCATTAGGTAGGAGAATAAAGGATGTCTTTGGTACTGAGAGAAGACATGAGGTGTGTAGGACACATGGTCTCagtctgtgctggctgtgcctgggcagcAGATCTGCCCCATCCCAGTGGCACTGACAGGAATCAGCAGCCCACTGGCCTGCAGGTCACACctcccatctcctccccaggcagatGTCACCCATGGCAGAGGTGACTCCAGGAATTGGTCCACTTGAAATCCACCACAAAGAAAAGCTCTTCTACTgaacaaaaagcaggaaaattattttgtgaaagGCAAAAGGCTGCATCCTTGGAAGATGTTTTTATGTTTCCCATGAGATGTAAATGTAggccaggagctgtggctggagaGAGGCTGTGTGCATCCCACCTGCCTGTCTGCTCCCTGTTTCAGGTCACCTGGCAGAACTTCCCCACTAGTTCCTGCTGAAGGCTCATGGTAGCTATAAAGGCCTTTTGTGGTacttcacagaaaaattcaagGCTGTACTCTCTATCTCCAGTCTACCAAACAGCACCCTGCTTGTGCCTGCCACTGCTGGTGGGAATCACCTTTGGAGTAAAACGTGTTCCTAGGCTAAACAGAAGCAGTGCCCCTATATCATAGTGCTGTTAGGGAGTAccagagaacacagaaatagTGCTTATGAGAAATGGGAGATGCCTGAATCCTGCAGGACAAGGAACTCCTGGGCACTGTACAAAATCTGCTGTGgagtgctgcctctgctctgcaccacTGCCCTGCCACCGGGCTGGGAGAGAGGtgtgcctgggcagggctcagtgctgctgtgggacagcagctctgccctcggtcactgtggctgtccctgcctgctgcagtgagATGTGCCTCCCCTGGATGGGGCCAGGAGGATTCATGTCTGCCTCTGCCTTTGGTCACTTACTGAAACCATCAGCATGGAAGTGTTTTCACGCAGTTCCTGTGGCAACTCCCTGGTGAGGGCTCTTGTGGGTTTAAttcttctgcattttatatTAAACTCCAGTAAATCTTCAGGGTAGGATTTGATATTTACAGTGCAAGGGTGGAAATACCTGTGCCAGTATTACCTGGGCACCCTAAGCGTTCAGTGCAGATAGTCCACTCTGGTCACAGACAGAATTCTGAACAATAAAACCTAAAGGAGAAGACTGTGGGCTTGGTGTGCAGAGCCCATGACCCTGCCCGAGCACAGGATGCAGAGAACCAGAGCCCCATGCTGTGAGCCACTCATTCTGCATTCCTGCCTTTGTGAAATCCTCTTCCCTCCCTAAACACAGCCAGATTCCCTGAGGATGCCCCAGTCCCTCCCTGCAGAAATGTCCcctgagaggagcagagcagggcagggcagcttttgctgctgatggctgtgggcagcagtgccctggggtcACACAACgggtcccttcccagcactgtCACCTCTGGACAGCAGAGAACTCCTCTTGCTTACACATTTTATCCCCTCCACTTGTTACTGTGCTCCCTTTATTGGCACTGCCTGACAGTAGGTGCCCTGACGCCCTGACATCACCTCTTGGCACCAGCACACCTCAGATTCCAGGCTCTGTACAGGGCCCTTCTTCAGGTGCACAAACCTTTCCATATCTGTGCTGAACCCAAGTGTGGAATAGACACAGGCATGAGAGTCTGACCTGTTAGACtaaccccagccccagccccaggctgctgtAGCAGGTGCCCACCTcgtcccacagagctgctgtggtgctccagcacagccctggttTCCACACAGCCCCCTCAAGTGTGCCTCTGTCATTCTGGGAACAGCAGTGGAAGAGCTGCTCCATTTGAAGGCAGGTTCTCATCTCACAAAAACGATATCAGAATGTAAAATTTGTCCTGTTCATTTTAGGACAAACGACAGCTAGCAAGAGTCACTCAAAAGCTGCAGTTGGGGTGGGCTGAGTGGGCTGTGGGAGAAGTAGGGGTGGTGTGATCTGGGTTTTCCTTGGTTGATGGCATTGCTGTTCTGGCCTGAGGGGCAGGACCATTGAAGTCCTGTGATTCAGGATGCTCTCAGTCTAGTCCAAAGCCAGGGAAGGCAAAGACTCTGTGATATAATGGGCTTTGCATCCAGCTTCACGAGCACTGTACTGCTCTCTGCGCTCAAAAAGGAAGCATGGGTTTTTACTATCACTGTACCATCTCCTCCAGGTTTCACTGTTGAGTTTTCTTAGCACATATTCACTGGATTGATTTTGCAAATGATACCTTATATTATAGTGTCCATGAACCCAGATACTCTAAAACTGGTTTTTCGGGACCTGCTGAAAACAGCAGATGACTTTCCATTGCCTTCAGAAAGTACTGGGTGCTCCTGTTCACTCTACACATAACATTTTTCCTTAGCATTGCATGTTTCCTGCTTGAAAATGCAATCCATGGCACCAAGATGCCAAGTGAACGTTTTGCAGGCCACTGCACACACATCTGTAGTGAGCACAGTTCGCTGGTAGGCTCTGCTGATTCAGTGTCCTGCAGAGATTtcaggttttgttgtttttttttaatttaggcCACTGATCCCTGTAGGTTTAAACTGATGCCCTGTTCAGTACCCAGGGAGCATCACTGGTGGACAGAGCAAAGGGGCAGTGGTCCAGCAGAGAGTGCTGGTGTTGGGGAAGAGGAGCACAGCCATAGAGGAGgaggctctgggctgctgctgtctcacCTGAGAGCAGGCACACCTCTGTGCCTGGCCTTTCCCAGCACCGGCTGCTGGTTGTTTGCAGCATGCTCTCTGCATGATTCCTTCTTTAatcttctcttgttttccatCTCCAAGCTGTCCCGTGAGAGTGTTGGTTGCCCTCATTTCTTCCCACTTGCTGTTATCActcttcctccctgctcctcttaTCCTCcagtcctttttttctccctcagccGTGTGCACATTGTCCCAACCTTAGCAGACATCAAAGAGATGTAAAGGACTGGATGTCCCTTTTGTAAGTCGATCACCTTGCCCTGTCACTGTGAATATTCATGTGtctgcaggctgcaggcagccctggggtGAAGGAGCACCTCCACCACCGGTGGCTCTGTGGTGCCAAATCTGAGCAGAGCTAACTGCTTTGGTTCAGTAATACCCTGCAGCAGGAGATTTTACAGGTTAATTCCAAACCACTGTGAAGAGTCGCACCTTTTTGTGCTGCATGTTCATTGGCCTTTGATTCCCCCTCCTCCCCGAGTCCCGGGGCAGCAGCACACCCATCATTTTTCATGTCCTTTTGGTGCCCATTTCTCCATTGCTTCTCGTCGTGTCATACTTTCCAGTCCAAATAATTTCACTCATTTCATTCTTGATTCTTCTTTTcgttccattttatttttcatttcattggTGTGGAACTGGCCTTTGTCCCAGGTGCTGACCTCCAGGTGCTGACCTCCAGGTGCTGACCTCCAGGTGgaccccacacaccccacaaaAGCACCTGTGGTGCAGCATTTGCATGTGTAAAGAGGGGCAGGAGCCAGGAAAGCAAAGCCAGGTCTCTGCAGGGAGGAGCCAGTGCTGAGCTCTTGTTGTTGCTCTTCCCCTCTGAGGCTGGGGGAGCAAAGTGCCCCTGGggtccttctcctcctcctctgctgggctcagctgccTCCTGGGCTCGGGGGATGCTCACACCCTTTGCTCTGTGTGCTCTCACGTAGTTCAGCCGAGGTGGGAAGATGTGTCAGAATCTGATGAAACAATCACTGAAGTGGGAATTGGATCAGATTGGGAATCTGAATTGCCCAGAGCCCAAGTGAGGTGATGGACAAATGGCAGGGAAGAGCTTCTGTTGAGCCactggagcacagagctggctcCCAGCCAGCAGGATGGTCACTACCTCCGTGTCATTTACCAGGCTCCAGACACTGCAAGCACATGAATAGTCATggactgcaggcagcagctcagctgctggagctgaatCTCAGCCTCAGCAAAGACAGGTGAGAAGTGAAGCTGAACTGACATCTCCATCTCCTAACGTGTGTGAGAGGCGACAGCAGAGCCTGAGATCTGCTCTGAGATCAGAGGGATCCCAGGCCACGAGTGAAGATTAGGGCTTGGAACATCTTCTCTTACATCAGTAAGCTTTGTTTATTGCAACCAGCTATTCTGATTTCTTAATCCAAGAGCAGAGCCTTCTGGCATTGAGCTTGTGGGATAATAAATGAAAGCATAATTCAGGGCAATGGGAACTTCTCAGTCAGCTCAAACATTCAACACCAGCACCGTGTGGTTTTCTGTGGAGGTGGAAGGACGTGGGGACCTGTTGCCTTTGCTCTCTTGCTGACAATACATAAGGCTAAGTAGGTCAAACAGGAACAatactcatttttaaaagagaactATAAGCATTTCTAGCTTCTcactctccctctctctctctttttttttttttttttttccccaggacttTAATCTTTTATATGAAGAAGCAAAGTATTACCAGCTGCAGCCAATGATTAAGGAACTTGAGCGATGGAaacaagagaaagaacaaaggaaacatttccagCCTTGTGACTGCTTGGTTGTAAGAGTGACTCCAGATCTGGGGGAGAGGATTGCATTGAGTGGGGAGAAGGCTTTGATAGAAGAGATCTTCCCAGAGACCGGGGATGTCATGTGCAACTCTGTGAACGCGGGCTGGAACCAGGACCCCACCCACGTTATCAGGTTTCCCTTGAATGGATACTGCCGGTTGAACTCAGTGCAGGTAATGAATGGCTTTGCCTGCCGcctcctccctggctggggCACTTTTTTACTATGTCTCCTTCAATTATATGCAAATTATTTGCTTCTGCCCAATTACTTTCAGCGCTTATACTGCAAGGAAACGTTTTTCTGCCTGGTGAGATCACAGTCTTTCAGGTTTTCCTAAGTCtaagcagaaaaatacatttagatTTTGTGTATGTTAGTGCCATGCTGGCCTCATAATGGTGTTATACTGataaatgctaatttttttcatcaatGTATACCCTttggcagttttttttttttcccctccaaagtGCCTctaggaagaaagagagagttccaaaaactacaaaaaaaaatctccacacCATTTTATAGAAAATGCAACAATGTGTAAATGCATAATTTATGTCTCACTCATAATTAAATGATGGTGCCTGCGGGATGGACTTAAAAAAATTGAtctctgcactttttttttttttcaaaaggatGTTCTATAAAAATTGCCCAgagtattttaaacaaaaatgtatttcattttatactCAGAGTTTTGACATTaggtttaaaattaaacatatgAAACAAAAGAAGATAAGTGGACAGATAGGTGGATGGCAG encodes:
- the KCTD15 gene encoding BTB/POZ domain-containing protein KCTD15 isoform X1 produces the protein MEGRSMSRLSLTRSPVSPLAAQGIPLPAQLTKSNAPVHIDVGGHMYTSSLATLTKYPDSRISRLFNGTEPIVLDSLKQHYFIDRDGEIFRYILSFLRTSKLLLPDDFKDFNLLYEEAKYYQLQPMIKELERWKQEKEQRKHFQPCDCLVVRVTPDLGERIALSGEKALIEEIFPETGDVMCNSVNAGWNQDPTHVIRFPLNGYCRLNSVQVMNGFACRLLPGWGTFLLCLLQLYANYLLLPNYFQRLYCKETFFCLVRSQSFRFS
- the KCTD15 gene encoding BTB/POZ domain-containing protein KCTD15 isoform X2 — translated: MEGRSMSRLSLTRSPVSPLAAQGIPLPAQLTKSNAPVHIDVGGHMYTSSLATLTKYPDSRISRLFNGTEPIVLDSLKQHYFIDRDGEIFRYILSFLRTSKLLLPDDFKDFNLLYEEAKYYQLQPMIKELERWKQEKEQRKHFQPCDCLVVRVTPDLGERIALSGEKALIEEIFPETGDVMCNSVNAGWNQDPTHVIRFPLNGYCRLNSVQVLERLFQKGFNVAASCGGGVDSSQFSEYVLCREDRRPQPTPTIRIKQEPLD